The Sphaerochaeta globosa str. Buddy region GCCGATCTCTGCTACAAACCACACGTCATGCTGCTGGAGCCGGCAAAAAAGGTGGGCTGTGAAGCAGTGGTATGCATGGCTCCCTCCAAGACGTTCAATATTGCAGGAGAGCATTACTCGGTTACCTTGTTCAATAATCAGGAATTGAAGCAGCGATTCATTACCCGACTTGAGCAACTTTTCATTACAGAGACTTCACTGGTTGCAACCACCCTTGCCGTGAGTTCCTATCAGAGTGGAGCAAAGTGGCTGAGCGAGCTTCTTGTGTATCTGCAGAAGAATGCAGAGCTCATGGAGAAAACCCTGCAACGTGAGGTCCCTTCCATTGTCTTCATCAAGCCGCAGGCTTCTTTTATAGGGTTGCTTGACTGCAGCGCCATTTTGGATTTGGTTGAACGTGATGCACAGGCCCACCCTGAACTCTACGATAGCTCGGTCAGCCCCCAGGGAGGCCTGCTCTCCCGGTTCTTTGGTCAGCGTGCCTCGCTCGTATGCAATGATGGGACTTGGTTCGGCGGAAATGAGTACCGCCAGTTTGTGCGGTTCAATTATGGAACACAACGTTCAAATATTGAACGTGCACTGAAGCGAATCAAAGAGGCTGTCGATTTCCTGCAAGCGACCTATCGCTGAAAGGGAATCAGGGGAGCAAGGGTCTTGGCCAGAAAGGCAATGCCCTTCTGGTCGGGATGCAGGAACTGATCATCGTACGCATCCCTCAGTGAGAGGGAGAGCCCATCGGCTACCTCAACTGCAGGAAAACACTTCGTTGCCTGAACCAAAGCCTGCGTAAGCTGGCCGAAAGTTCCCATAGGCTTATTCTGCAGGATATCAGTGCGATAGAGCGGAGTGAGCAACAAGACCGGCACCTTTGGATAGAACTTGCGAACTCGACCCAAGAGAGCAAACATCTCACCTCTGATTTCGGCCAATGTTTCCCGTATCGTCCAGTCATTGGTCCCCAGACTAATCAGAATGGAAGAGACCGGGGATGCCATTTCAAGCTTTTGTACAAACTTAGCGTTTATCATAGCACCAGCAAGCCCTTGGTTTAGTACCTGCACCCCAAGCAAAGAGCCGAGCCGGCCCCCCAGATTCTGGGAAGGATGATGGATGCCCACACCCTGGACAATTGAGTCACCAAGCAATACAAGCGTTCTTGCAGGTTTTGCAACAGGCTCGACATTTCCTTCAATCCTTATACCTACCTGATGGTGCAACGGCAGATGTACCGCTACATCGTGGCCTGCTTCGAAGGTAATCCGACCGCTGGCTAGAGGCCGATGAGACAGCACACCATCGACGCTTACATCCAAAGTCTCAGAAAGATCCAAAGGCCTGCCATACAACGAGGCAAAATCCAGCGCTTGTTCACCAGCTTTCACCAACAAAGATGGGTTATATCGCCTGATTTCCAGTACAGCCTCACTTTTGGTGACGAAACGCAAACAAACCGAAGCGCTGGTCTTGGCCATGGCCCGATACAGCGGATGGGAGGTAAAGGGCTCATTGTCGGAGTCGTTGAACCTCAACAGCTGTACATACCCTTCGTCCAGCATGCGGTATGAGAGGGCATTATGTGCGAGATCAAAGATCAAGGAGGGTTCGTTTTCCATATACCTCTTCCCAGTTCGTAGAGAAATCATGAACAGCCTTGGTAATTGAAGGCATACTCAAGCCCGTAGAGAGCAACGAGTACGGGACAGTGCAGCAACTGGCTCCGTTTGCATAGGCTGTAGTGATCTCGCTGATGTTCTTGAAGCTGGCCGCCAAAACCTGGCAACTGGTACTGTTGGCCCAGAGCAAGGAGCTCAGCTCCTTGATCACCTTTGCAGCATCGATGTCGATATTCAGCATCCGGTTGTAATAGACAGCAAGGTACCGTGCACCACTGAGCATGGCAAGAATTCCTTGCAGCGTGGTGTATATGGCCGTGGCAGTCACATTGACACCTTTTGCAGAGAGAATGCGGATGGCTTGAAGCCCTTGTTCGGTAACCGGAATCTTAATATAGGTGGACGGTCCAAGCAGGGATAGTACTTTCTCTGCTTCAGCAAGTATTGATGCATACTCCGTGCTGACAACCTGTACATGCAGGCTTCGGTTCTCACCGATGAGCTCCCGGATTTTCTGCATATGAGGGAAAAAATCAACGCCGCCTTCGGCCTTGATGATTGTTGGATTGGTAGTTACCCCGCTGATGGGATAGGTCGCAAGGCCTCTCTCGATCTGAGCAAGGTTTGCAGTATCAAGCATAAGTTCCATGGCATACCTCTTGTTCCATCATGCCACAGAAGCAAGGCTGGGGGGAAGTATCAGAATCGTTGTTTCTTTGCTCTAAACTGATTCGGTGTCACATCGTATGCCCGTTTGAATAAGCTGTAGAACCGATGAACTGAGCCAAAACCACATTGTTCGCTGATTTGTGC contains the following coding sequences:
- a CDS encoding MalY/PatB family protein, which produces MQYNFDRSVDRRGTLSVKWNREAIKSLCGNPDAEPFWVADMDFPVATEVAQKARNLSEHAIFGYPYANNQRQVFCTWVKERHQVDIQPNQVAISQGVLSSIAILVELLTNEQDGIIVPLPAYQPFVRIVNNLKRKLLSWPLRYDQDTHTFSLDWNRYEELCEQAKILIFCSPQNPSGLVFSEDDLVRLCEIAKRHNIVIICDEIHADLCYKPHVMLLEPAKKVGCEAVVCMAPSKTFNIAGEHYSVTLFNNQELKQRFITRLEQLFITETSLVATTLAVSSYQSGAKWLSELLVYLQKNAELMEKTLQREVPSIVFIKPQASFIGLLDCSAILDLVERDAQAHPELYDSSVSPQGGLLSRFFGQRASLVCNDGTWFGGNEYRQFVRFNYGTQRSNIERALKRIKEAVDFLQATYR
- a CDS encoding SGNH/GDSL hydrolase family protein; the encoded protein is MENEPSLIFDLAHNALSYRMLDEGYVQLLRFNDSDNEPFTSHPLYRAMAKTSASVCLRFVTKSEAVLEIRRYNPSLLVKAGEQALDFASLYGRPLDLSETLDVSVDGVLSHRPLASGRITFEAGHDVAVHLPLHHQVGIRIEGNVEPVAKPARTLVLLGDSIVQGVGIHHPSQNLGGRLGSLLGVQVLNQGLAGAMINAKFVQKLEMASPVSSILISLGTNDWTIRETLAEIRGEMFALLGRVRKFYPKVPVLLLTPLYRTDILQNKPMGTFGQLTQALVQATKCFPAVEVADGLSLSLRDAYDDQFLHPDQKGIAFLAKTLAPLIPFQR
- a CDS encoding fructose-6-phosphate aldolase, whose amino-acid sequence is MELMLDTANLAQIERGLATYPISGVTTNPTIIKAEGGVDFFPHMQKIRELIGENRSLHVQVVSTEYASILAEAEKVLSLLGPSTYIKIPVTEQGLQAIRILSAKGVNVTATAIYTTLQGILAMLSGARYLAVYYNRMLNIDIDAAKVIKELSSLLWANSTSCQVLAASFKNISEITTAYANGASCCTVPYSLLSTGLSMPSITKAVHDFSTNWEEVYGKRTLLDL